A single genomic interval of Amycolatopsis albispora harbors:
- a CDS encoding amidohydrolase family protein, with protein MDLEELVAIDVHTHAEVSADGHPSLNPELLAASASHFGAHGHRQPTIAEMAAYYRERRMAAVVFTVDAEHATGHPRIANEEIAASCAEHADVLIPFASVDPWKGLAGVREARRLVERHGVRGFKFHPSIQGFAPDDRMAYPLYEAIEELGVPALFHTGQTGIGAGVPGGGGIRLKYSNPMLVDDVAADFPELRIVLAHPSFPWQDEALAVATHKPYVHIDLSGWSPKYFPPQLVRYANSLVKDKVLFGSDYPLITPDRWLADFEKLEIKPEVRPRILKHNAAKLLGLTTREEHP; from the coding sequence GTGGACCTCGAAGAACTGGTGGCCATCGACGTGCACACGCACGCCGAGGTCTCGGCGGACGGGCACCCGTCGCTGAACCCCGAACTGCTCGCGGCCTCGGCGAGCCACTTCGGCGCGCACGGCCACCGGCAGCCCACCATCGCCGAGATGGCGGCGTACTACCGCGAACGCCGGATGGCCGCGGTGGTGTTCACCGTGGACGCCGAGCACGCCACCGGCCACCCGCGGATCGCCAACGAGGAGATCGCCGCCTCCTGCGCCGAGCACGCCGACGTGCTCATCCCGTTCGCCAGCGTCGATCCGTGGAAAGGGCTGGCCGGCGTGCGCGAGGCGCGGCGGCTGGTCGAGCGGCATGGGGTGCGCGGGTTCAAGTTCCACCCGAGCATCCAGGGTTTCGCGCCGGACGACCGGATGGCCTACCCGCTGTACGAGGCGATCGAGGAACTCGGCGTGCCCGCGTTGTTCCACACCGGGCAGACCGGGATCGGCGCCGGCGTGCCGGGCGGCGGCGGGATCCGGCTGAAGTACTCCAATCCCATGCTGGTCGACGACGTGGCCGCGGACTTCCCGGAACTGCGGATCGTGCTGGCGCACCCGTCTTTCCCGTGGCAGGACGAGGCGCTGGCGGTGGCCACGCACAAGCCGTACGTCCACATCGACCTGTCCGGGTGGTCGCCGAAGTACTTCCCGCCGCAGCTGGTGCGCTACGCCAACTCGCTGGTCAAGGACAAGGTGCTGTTCGGCTCGGACTACCCGCTGATCACCCCGGACCGCTGGCTCGCCGACTTCGAAAAGCTGGAGATCAAGCCCGAGGTCCGCCCGCGGATCCTCAAGCACAACGCGGCGAAGCTGCTGGGCCTCACCACGCGTGAAGAACACCCGTAA
- a CDS encoding PaaX family transcriptional regulator C-terminal domain-containing protein, producing the protein MTEEPLSYSARPQSLMLSFLGLHVAGRDTAVYSGSVIDVFARVGISEEAVRSTLTRMVGRGLLTRHRRGRRVYFRLTTRAAEVLADGKRRIWQTGAVNRDWDGHWTLVGFSLPDSRRSDRHDLRSRLVWAGFGPLQNGLWIAPGVKDSTALTALTGDLGDHVNVFIAQHTKPTESADLVRRAFDVEAIATRYHAFLSRWETPSPLPALPDELARQLVLHTDWLQLVRQDPHLPAEHLAPDWPAIRAEQLFHRLATRYQETAGALATEVLDEIPVP; encoded by the coding sequence GTGACCGAAGAACCGCTGAGCTACTCGGCCAGGCCGCAGTCGCTGATGCTCAGCTTCCTCGGCCTGCACGTGGCGGGCCGGGACACCGCCGTCTACTCCGGCAGCGTGATCGACGTGTTCGCCAGGGTGGGCATCTCGGAGGAGGCGGTGCGCTCCACGCTGACCAGGATGGTCGGGCGCGGCCTGCTCACCCGGCACCGCCGCGGCCGCCGCGTCTACTTCAGACTGACCACCCGGGCGGCGGAGGTGCTGGCCGACGGCAAGCGGCGGATCTGGCAGACCGGCGCGGTCAACCGCGACTGGGACGGGCACTGGACGCTGGTCGGCTTCTCGCTGCCCGACAGCAGGCGCAGCGACCGGCACGACCTGCGGTCACGGCTGGTCTGGGCGGGGTTCGGGCCGCTGCAGAACGGGCTGTGGATCGCGCCGGGCGTCAAGGACAGCACCGCGCTCACCGCGCTCACCGGTGACCTGGGCGACCACGTGAACGTGTTCATCGCGCAGCACACCAAGCCGACCGAATCGGCCGACCTGGTGCGCCGCGCGTTCGACGTCGAGGCGATCGCGACGCGCTACCACGCCTTCCTCAGCCGGTGGGAGACGCCGTCACCGCTGCCCGCGCTGCCGGACGAACTGGCGCGTCAGCTGGTGCTGCACACCGACTGGCTGCAGCTGGTCCGGCAGGATCCGCACCTGCCCGCCGAGCACCTGGCGCCGGACTGGCCAGCCATCCGGGCCGAGCAGCTGTTCCACCGGCTGGCCACGCGGTACCAGGAAACGGCGGGCGCGCTGGCCACCGAGGTGCTCGACGAAATCCCGGTGCCGTAA
- a CDS encoding MFS transporter — translation MTEPSHDPVQLRRAVASSFLGSVIEYYDFLLYATASAVVFDKVFFSSLDPLAATVASLGTFATGYLARPLGGVVFGHFGDLLGRKRMLLLTMSLMGVASFLIGLLPTYAQAGALAPIGLVLLRVVQGISVGGEWGGAVLMSAEHARTRRGLWAGFTNAGAPCGMVLSTAAMSGTGAIVGQEAFLDWGWRIPFLLSIALLAVGLFVRLKVEETPVFRAVRDTGRRRVPVLDVFRKHPRVLALGVGVGLAAFVAQSTLTTFVVAYGVQEGHPRQSVLNALTISSACAVVGILGWSAASDRFGRRPVVVAGALAMAVYGFLLFPLVATGNGLLLVLALVLGQGVLHPMMYGPLAALYAELFSTENRYTGASLGYQLAGLGAGFAPLLFAELRRGPGTAAISWIIAAFCVLTVVCVLALKETSRQDLSGGAVPETAS, via the coding sequence ATGACCGAGCCGTCGCACGATCCCGTCCAGCTCCGGCGCGCGGTCGCGTCGAGCTTCCTGGGCAGTGTCATCGAGTACTACGACTTCCTGCTCTACGCCACGGCTTCGGCGGTGGTGTTCGACAAGGTCTTCTTCTCCTCGCTCGACCCGCTCGCGGCCACCGTCGCCAGCCTCGGCACCTTCGCCACCGGCTACCTGGCGCGCCCGCTGGGCGGGGTGGTCTTCGGCCACTTCGGCGATCTGCTGGGGCGCAAGCGGATGCTGTTGCTGACCATGTCGCTGATGGGCGTGGCCAGCTTCCTGATCGGCCTGCTGCCGACCTACGCCCAGGCCGGTGCGCTGGCCCCGATCGGGCTGGTGCTGCTGCGGGTGGTCCAGGGCATCTCGGTGGGCGGGGAATGGGGTGGCGCGGTGCTGATGTCGGCCGAGCACGCGCGCACCCGGCGCGGGCTGTGGGCCGGGTTCACCAACGCCGGGGCACCGTGCGGCATGGTGCTGTCCACCGCCGCGATGAGCGGTACCGGCGCGATCGTCGGCCAGGAGGCCTTTCTCGACTGGGGCTGGCGGATCCCGTTCCTGCTCAGCATCGCGCTGCTGGCGGTCGGCCTGTTCGTCCGGCTGAAGGTGGAGGAGACGCCGGTGTTCCGCGCGGTGCGCGACACCGGCCGCCGCCGGGTGCCGGTGCTCGACGTGTTCCGCAAGCACCCGCGCGTGCTCGCGCTCGGTGTGGGCGTCGGGCTGGCGGCGTTTGTCGCGCAGTCGACGCTGACCACCTTCGTGGTGGCGTACGGCGTGCAGGAAGGCCATCCTCGGCAAAGTGTGCTGAACGCGCTGACCATTTCGTCGGCGTGCGCGGTGGTCGGCATTCTCGGCTGGTCGGCGGCCTCGGACCGGTTCGGCAGGCGGCCGGTGGTGGTGGCCGGGGCGCTGGCCATGGCGGTCTACGGGTTCCTGCTGTTCCCGCTGGTCGCCACCGGGAACGGGCTGCTGCTGGTGCTCGCGCTGGTGCTCGGCCAGGGCGTGCTCCACCCGATGATGTACGGGCCGCTGGCCGCGTTGTACGCCGAGCTGTTCAGCACGGAGAACCGGTACACCGGGGCGTCGCTGGGCTACCAGCTGGCCGGTCTCGGCGCGGGCTTCGCGCCGCTGCTGTTCGCCGAGCTGCGGCGCGGGCCGGGCACGGCGGCGATTTCGTGGATCATCGCGGCGTTCTGCGTGCTCACCGTGGTGTGCGTGCTGGCGCTGAAGGAAACCAGCAGGCAGGACCTCAGCGGCGGCGCGGTGCCGGAGACCGCGTCCTGA